GTTGCGTCTTGTCGCCGATTTCGGCAAGCGCGACTGCGCCTGTTGAGATCAGAAAGGCTTGTTCCACGTGTGATTGTCTTCCGGGCCGAGATGAGTGCGAGCGACGATCCACGACGCACCGGGCCCTGTGACGGCGGTCATGGATCATCGGTCTCGCCAGGCCCGAGGCTGCGTCTGCCATGGCCGTGAGGCCAAGTTTGTTGACAGACGCCCCCGCGAATCGCGTGCCGTGCGCCCGGTGAAGCAGATGGCGCTGACGCGTTGCGGGGCGGCTACTCCCCAATGAAGGGCGGAGTATAGCACGCGGTTTTTGTCGTATCGGTACGAAGCCGGTGAGCCGCGCAGTGTGTCCGGAAGAGGTTTCGCACTGCACCGGATAGCGGAGTTTTACGCGTGATTGTCGGGTCTCTGAAAGCTTTGGGTGGGGGAAATTGCCAGGTCTTTTGCAATGGCCGCAAGAGGTTCTTTGTTAAGTGTTCACGTTGCTTTGACATTTCGTCGCGCTGACGACACGAATGCATACCTACACGTTTATTGAAGCTGATTTACTGCGGGATATTCAGTATGATTCCGCGCATACGGGGTACATAAAGTAAGTGCGAGAAAGTGCGACACGCTGGACGTGCTGCCTAAATAAACAGGGCAATGTGCCGTTAATTCGCTGAACCATAGAAAAAGACTGGATCGACTCCGGAAGCAATTGTCCCGCGAGCGTTGCGCCCTTAAGGCGTGCATCGCGAAGGGCACGCTCCGTCAGGCACCAGCAGCCAACCTAAGCGTGAACCGATATGCCCGATCTGCACTGGACTATTCCGGTTGCCCGCTGGTCTTCCTGGCCCGTCGCCGCAGCCGCAGCGCCCGATATCGGCTTTATCGAGCCGATGGTCCGGCGTCGTCTGAGCACTCTGTCACGTATCGCACTGAAGGTCGCGCATGATTGTGTGGCGCAATATCCCGAAGTCCGCGTCGTCTTTGCGTCTCGCCACGGCGAGTTGCGGCGCACCACCGATATTCTCGAATCCATCACGACCGGCGAACCCGTATCGCCGACTGCCTTTAGTCTGTCCGTGCTGAACGCGATGTCCGGCGTATTCGGTATTGCGCGCGGCGATCGCTCGCCTGCGAATGCGGTGTCGGCGGGTGCTGAAACGCTCGGATACGCGTTACTCGAAGCCCATGCGCAATATGCGGCGGATCCGTCAGGGCCTGTGCTGCTCGTCTACGCCGACGAACCCGCCGACGCAGTCTACGGTCCCGTCGACGACGAAGTGCAGGGCGGTGCGATCGCGGTGCTGCTCGATGCCGTTCCTGCAGACCAACCTCCGGCACAACTCGAATGCACGGTCGTCACGAACACGACTGAAATCGCATCCGCCGCTGCCACGCTCACATCCTTCGCGACCCAAGGCGAGGCGGTACTGCACTGCCTGTCGCAGCGCGAACCGGCCGCATGGCGCAGCGCACGTTCGACGTGGCAATGGCACTGGCGCGGAGCCGCAGCATGACGACGCGTATCGGCTACTACTGGCGACTGTTCGCGACAGGGCTGAGCTTCATCGTATTCGGCCTGTGCGGTCTCGCGTTTTCGCTGCTGGTGTTTCCGCTCGTGTGGCTGTGGCCGCACCGCGCGTCACGGCAGCGTGTCGTCACGCTCACGATCCATCATTTTTTTCGCGCGCTTGTCGCCGCGTTGCAGAAGATCGGTGTGATGGAGCTCGACGTGCGCGGCGCCGAGGCGTTGCGCACGCGCGGGCCGGCCATCGTCGTCGCGAATCACCCCACTTACCTCGACGTGGTCGTGTTGCTGTCGCTCACGCCCGCCGCGTGCTGTGTCGTGAAAAACGCGCATTGGGGCAACCCGTGTTTCTGGGGTATCGTGCGGGCAGCCGAATACGTGAGCAACGCCGACCCTGTCGAACTCGTCGAAGCCGGCTCGCGACAACTCGCGGCGGGCTACACGATGATCGTCTTTCCGGAGGGCACGCGCAGCCCCGCGCCGAACCGCATGCACGTGTTCTCGCGCGGCTTCGCCCACATGGCGCTGAAAGTGGATGCGCCGATCCTGCCGGTCCTGATGGACTGCGATCCCCCGGCGTTTACGCGGCAGATGCGCTGGTACGACGTGCCGCCGCGTCCGTTCCGGATGCGCGTGAATGTGCTCGAGCCACTTGGCGTCGAACAGTTCGCGGCCGACGACACCTCGCCTGCACTCGCCGCGCGCACCGTGACGCGCGCGGTCGAAGCTCACATTACCCGGCATCTGTTCGACTATGGATTCTTTAAAACTGGAAATTAAGCAGCTTCTGATCGAGGCGCTCGATCTCGAAGATCTGAGCCCCGCGGACATCGACGACGATGCGCCGCTGTTCGACACCGACGGTGTCGGCCTCGATTCGATAGACGCACTGGAGATCGGCATCGTGCTGCGCAAGAAGTATCAGCTGACCATCGCAGCGAACGACGAGCGCACGCGGGAGCATTTCCGTTCGATCAACACACTTGCGGCACTGATCGCCAGCCAGCGCGATACGGGCCATGCAATGAACGAAACCGCCACGAAAGGGGAATGAATCGTGACCGATGCAGAGATTCTTGATCGCATCCGCGCCATCTTCAAGGAGAACTTCGCGATCGAGCCGGAGCGCGTGACGCCCGAGGCTCACCTGTTCGAAGAACTCGATCTCGACAGCATCGACGCCGTCGATCTCGCGATCAAGCTGCAGGAAATGACCGGCCGCCGCATCAAGCCGGATGAGTTCAAGTCGGTACGCACCGTCGGCGACGTCATCAGCGCGGTCGAGTCGCTACTCGCGGCGCAGGACTGATGCAGTCGACGCGGATACTCGGCGGCATCGTCCAGGTGACGCTGACGCTGGCCTACCCGGCGTTGATCCTCTGTGCGTGGCACTGGAACGCGCCGCGCTACGTCGGCTGCATGCTGCTTGCGGTGCTGTGGCTGCAGCGCTGGATCGGTCGCGGCAGCATCGCCCGTTCGCTGCGGCGCTTCACCACGATCGACTGGTGCGTGGCAGGCGTGCTGAGCGTTGCGTCGGCGGCCATCGTCGTCACCAACAGCGAGATGCTGTTGCGTCTGTATCCGTCGCTGGTCAATCTCGGGCTGCTCGTCGCGTTCGGTGCGACGCTCGTGCGCGGCCCGTCGATGATCGAAAAGTTCGCGCGGCTGCGCCATCCCGATCTGAGCCCGGCCGCCGTGCAGCATACGTACCGCGTCACGCAGATCTGGTGCGCGTTCTTTGCACTGAACGGCGCGTTCTCCGCGTACACCGCGCTGGCGTGGTCGCGCGGCGCGTGGTCGCTGTATAACGGCGCGATCTCGTATGGGTTGATCGGCGTGCTGCTGGGCGGCGAGATCGTATGGCGCTATCTGGTCGTGCTGCCGCGTGCGGCGCGCTCGGGGACCGCATGATCGCGCTGCACGAACTGCTGGGCACACCGCATGCGGACGATACGCCGGTGTGCCGCGACGGTGCGTCGATGCACGACGCCGCTGCGTTTCGCATGTACGTGCTGAATGCCGCTGCGGTATTGCGCTCGCAGACCGCGCAACGCGTCGCCCTCTGCATCGACGATCCCTTCCACTTTGCGTGCGTGCTGTTTGCGTTGTTCGCGTGCGGCAAGACGCCGGTAGTGCCGGCGAATTCGACGCAAGGCTACCTCGCTGATCTGGCGGGCGCTTACGATGCGCTGCTGACGGATGCGGATGTGCCCGCGCTCATCGCGCACGCGTCGTCGCCGCTACCCGCAGCTACAACTGCCATCGCGATCGATCCGCATGCGCCGCTCGTGCTCTTCACGTCCGGCAGCAGCGGCACGCCGAAGCCGGTTCACAAGACGCTCGCGCAGTTCGACGCCGAGGTCCACACGCTCGAACGTC
This portion of the Paraburkholderia flava genome encodes:
- a CDS encoding beta-ketoacyl synthase chain length factor yields the protein MPDLHWTIPVARWSSWPVAAAAAPDIGFIEPMVRRRLSTLSRIALKVAHDCVAQYPEVRVVFASRHGELRRTTDILESITTGEPVSPTAFSLSVLNAMSGVFGIARGDRSPANAVSAGAETLGYALLEAHAQYAADPSGPVLLVYADEPADAVYGPVDDEVQGGAIAVLLDAVPADQPPAQLECTVVTNTTEIASAAATLTSFATQGEAVLHCLSQREPAAWRSARSTWQWHWRGAAA
- a CDS encoding lysophospholipid acyltransferase family protein is translated as MTTRIGYYWRLFATGLSFIVFGLCGLAFSLLVFPLVWLWPHRASRQRVVTLTIHHFFRALVAALQKIGVMELDVRGAEALRTRGPAIVVANHPTYLDVVVLLSLTPAACCVVKNAHWGNPCFWGIVRAAEYVSNADPVELVEAGSRQLAAGYTMIVFPEGTRSPAPNRMHVFSRGFAHMALKVDAPILPVLMDCDPPAFTRQMRWYDVPPRPFRMRVNVLEPLGVEQFAADDTSPALAARTVTRAVEAHITRHLFDYGFFKTGN
- a CDS encoding phosphopantetheine-binding protein codes for the protein MDSLKLEIKQLLIEALDLEDLSPADIDDDAPLFDTDGVGLDSIDALEIGIVLRKKYQLTIAANDERTREHFRSINTLAALIASQRDTGHAMNETATKGE
- a CDS encoding acyl carrier protein, which gives rise to MTDAEILDRIRAIFKENFAIEPERVTPEAHLFEELDLDSIDAVDLAIKLQEMTGRRIKPDEFKSVRTVGDVISAVESLLAAQD